Proteins encoded by one window of Cellvibrio sp. KY-GH-1:
- a CDS encoding porin yields the protein MKKTLLAVTLASLFPLAAVADVVVYGKANVSLQSTDEASYSTANGNQADGSKVELLSNASRIGVKGGEEVNSKLKVIYQFEYQTEVDDGTNGSQTFGQRNIFLGLQGVAGTIMGGHFDTPTKVAQEKIDLFNDLEGDITNIFKGENRVSNIVQYVTPTFGGFAIAAAYTSEENDGTFKQAGTPTNGASVSFSYTSPVFYGAIATDQDVEADGISLVRAVARLTLGPVQLGALAEQYENDNTGYDEDGALVSILWNLTDKWAVKGQFGDSDVRWIDGEAASVGVDYKMTKNATLYGYFTSVENGMNDATEPTVDTYRDDTYGGVGVDFKF from the coding sequence ATGAAAAAAACATTATTAGCCGTGACCCTCGCTTCTCTGTTCCCGCTGGCAGCTGTTGCTGACGTAGTCGTATACGGTAAAGCCAACGTTTCCCTGCAAAGCACCGACGAAGCTAGTTATTCAACTGCTAACGGCAATCAGGCTGATGGCAGCAAAGTAGAGTTACTGAGCAACGCTTCGCGCATCGGTGTAAAGGGTGGTGAAGAAGTTAATTCGAAGTTGAAAGTGATTTACCAGTTTGAATACCAAACTGAAGTGGATGACGGTACCAACGGTTCACAAACTTTCGGCCAACGTAATATTTTTCTGGGTCTGCAAGGTGTAGCTGGTACCATTATGGGCGGTCACTTTGATACCCCAACTAAAGTTGCTCAGGAAAAAATTGACCTGTTCAATGATCTGGAAGGCGATATTACCAACATCTTCAAAGGTGAAAACCGCGTAAGCAACATCGTGCAATACGTAACCCCAACTTTCGGCGGTTTCGCAATTGCTGCTGCCTACACCTCTGAAGAAAACGACGGTACCTTCAAACAAGCGGGTACTCCAACCAATGGCGCGTCTGTATCTTTCAGCTATACCAGCCCGGTATTCTACGGGGCTATCGCAACTGATCAGGACGTAGAAGCTGATGGTATTAGCCTGGTTCGCGCTGTCGCTCGTTTGACTTTGGGCCCTGTGCAATTAGGTGCGTTGGCTGAGCAATACGAAAACGACAATACCGGCTACGATGAAGACGGTGCGTTGGTTTCTATCCTCTGGAACCTGACCGACAAGTGGGCCGTAAAAGGTCAATTTGGTGACTCTGACGTAAGATGGATCGATGGCGAAGCCGCGAGCGTTGGTGTGGATTACAAAATGACCAAAAATGCCACTTTGTACGGTTACTTCACTTCAGTTGAAAATGGCATGAATGACGCTACTGAACCAACTGTTGACACCTATCGTGATGATACTTACGGTGGTGTTGGTGTGGATTTCAAATTCTAA
- a CDS encoding DUF934 domain-containing protein produces MPKLIKDGLIVENTWTLIAKPEGEAAAAEVPAGQVIIPVSVWLAQKETLQTRTDIGVWLDSDESAELIGAEANRFPVIGVNFPLFMDGRAFSSARLLRERYGFTGELRAVGNFIRDQLCYLRRCGVNAFAFANPEINLDEAAKSLQDLQEYYQAAVDQPLPLFRRRA; encoded by the coding sequence ATGCCAAAGCTAATTAAAGACGGCTTGATTGTCGAAAACACCTGGACATTGATCGCTAAACCAGAAGGCGAAGCCGCTGCTGCAGAAGTTCCTGCGGGTCAGGTCATTATTCCCGTTAGTGTTTGGCTCGCCCAAAAGGAAACACTGCAAACACGCACTGATATTGGTGTATGGCTGGACAGCGATGAAAGCGCCGAGTTAATAGGTGCAGAGGCGAATCGCTTCCCGGTGATCGGCGTTAACTTTCCGCTGTTTATGGATGGCCGCGCTTTTTCCAGCGCGCGCCTGCTGCGCGAGCGCTATGGCTTCACTGGCGAACTGCGTGCCGTTGGCAATTTTATCCGCGACCAACTTTGCTACTTGCGCCGCTGCGGTGTTAATGCGTTTGCCTTTGCCAATCCTGAAATAAATCTGGATGAAGCGGCAAAATCATTGCAAGACCTGCAGGAATATTATCAAGCTGCTGTAGATCAACCACTGCCGCTCTTTAGGCGTCGGGCTTGA